The following are from one region of the Paenibacillus sabinae T27 genome:
- the glmM gene encoding phosphoglucosamine mutase, producing the protein MGKYFGTDGVRGVANRELTAEMAYSIGRCGGYVLTANVEKPKVVIGMDTRISGPLLESALVAGMLSIGAEVIRLGVVTTPAVAYITRLLKADAGVMISASHNPVQDNGIKFFGGDGFKLSDETELRIEELMDAENDELPRPIGSGLGTVREDFSSKYLYLDYLKTTISNSFKGLKVVLDCAHGAAYELAPRLFRELGAEVTEIGAEPNGLNINDGYGSTHPEKLKDEVLRLGADLGLAFDGDADRLIAIDDKGEEVDGDYILCICGDAMNRAGKLKDGTVVSTVMSNIGFYKAAEKLSLNTAKTAVGDRYVMEEMRSNGYNLGGEQSGHVIFLDYNTTGDGILTAIQLADTLLSSGKKLSEQKSIMTKYPQVLVNVRVQDKSNYPNNSAIEAAITEVEGKLGSNGRVLVRPSGTEPLIRVMAEGPVKEDLDQFVGRIVEVVQRELV; encoded by the coding sequence ATGGGAAAGTATTTTGGAACCGACGGTGTGCGTGGAGTCGCCAACCGTGAATTGACGGCGGAGATGGCGTACAGCATCGGTCGCTGCGGAGGATATGTGCTTACCGCCAACGTGGAGAAGCCTAAGGTGGTTATCGGGATGGATACCCGGATTTCCGGCCCTCTGCTTGAATCGGCGCTCGTAGCCGGTATGTTATCGATTGGCGCGGAAGTTATCCGCCTTGGCGTTGTAACAACGCCTGCGGTCGCATATATTACCCGTTTATTAAAAGCGGATGCGGGCGTTATGATTTCAGCGTCCCACAATCCGGTGCAAGATAACGGCATTAAGTTTTTCGGAGGAGACGGCTTTAAGCTGTCGGATGAAACCGAACTGCGCATTGAGGAATTGATGGATGCCGAGAACGATGAGCTTCCGCGGCCCATCGGTTCGGGTCTCGGTACCGTGAGAGAAGACTTTTCTTCCAAATATCTCTATTTGGATTATTTAAAGACCACCATTTCGAACAGCTTCAAGGGACTGAAGGTTGTACTGGACTGCGCGCACGGCGCGGCTTACGAGTTGGCTCCCCGTCTGTTCAGAGAGCTTGGGGCTGAAGTGACTGAAATTGGGGCAGAGCCGAACGGTCTGAACATTAATGACGGCTACGGCTCCACCCACCCTGAGAAGCTGAAGGACGAAGTGCTGCGGCTTGGCGCGGATTTGGGACTTGCCTTCGATGGCGACGCCGACCGCCTGATTGCCATCGACGACAAGGGTGAAGAAGTGGACGGCGACTATATCCTCTGCATTTGCGGTGATGCCATGAATCGCGCAGGCAAGCTGAAGGATGGAACGGTTGTCTCGACGGTAATGAGCAACATCGGCTTTTACAAGGCTGCCGAGAAATTGTCTCTTAACACGGCGAAGACGGCAGTGGGCGACCGCTATGTTATGGAGGAAATGCGCAGCAACGGTTATAATCTGGGAGGCGAGCAGTCGGGCCATGTTATTTTCCTGGATTACAACACGACCGGCGACGGCATTTTGACCGCCATTCAGCTGGCGGATACGCTGCTCTCTTCCGGCAAGAAGCTCAGCGAACAGAAATCGATCATGACCAAATACCCGCAGGTGCTGGTTAATGTGCGTGTTCAGGATAAGAGCAACTATCCGAACAATTCTGCGATTGAGGCAGCTATTACAGAAGTTGAAGGCAAGCTCGGCAGCAATGGGCGGGTTCTTGTTCGCCCTTCGGGTACCGAGCCGCTGATTCGTGTAATGGCCGAGGGTCCGGTGAAGGAAGATTTGGACCAATTCGTTGGACGGATTGTCGAGGTTGTTCA
- a CDS encoding CdaR family protein produces the protein MDKWMNNNNFNKVLALALSIILWAMVHTDTTSTPQTTSRLETKIIENVPIQVTGLDKDKYVLSRDVDSVRMEVMGKSTDLTYVFSDAYKVTLDLSQAKPGTSEIALKYSVPRGVQLISITPDKVHVRIEQRNTKSFPVTVATKGAPGDGYQVGTPVVEPSTAKVTLTASELDKVAKVQGIIELDGEKATVTEKRMKLYAYDKSGNELKDAVIEPEAVSVDLPITLPFKSVPLSIGYTGRLPDSLVLSKVTSDVDSVILYGQEAALASVTSYEATIDLSSISSAGTSTLKLDLKPPEGTESTEPKSVNVTVTASEAGERTISGIPVTLEGIGRGMTASVTSPSGSSVSLTLYGASSLLNQLDKGNIKAVADLSGLSAGNHVVPLQIALPRFVELSSGQRPSVTVQLHNPASSASPSATPVNGSVATPEPSSEPTSGSGTVEEPSPGAVNGNPSPTPQAASPESGNVGEAGNIPPVQ, from the coding sequence ATGGATAAGTGGATGAACAACAATAATTTTAACAAGGTGCTTGCGCTGGCTTTAAGTATTATTTTGTGGGCGATGGTGCATACCGATACCACGTCTACCCCGCAGACAACCTCCCGGCTCGAAACCAAGATCATCGAGAATGTCCCGATTCAGGTCACCGGGCTGGATAAAGACAAGTATGTCCTTTCCAGAGATGTGGACAGCGTGAGAATGGAAGTAATGGGCAAGAGCACTGATCTGACTTATGTATTCTCCGACGCCTATAAGGTAACGCTTGATTTAAGCCAGGCGAAGCCGGGAACGAGTGAAATCGCCTTGAAATATTCGGTTCCCCGCGGAGTACAGCTGATATCAATTACACCCGATAAAGTGCATGTACGCATCGAGCAGCGGAATACCAAATCTTTTCCTGTAACGGTTGCAACCAAAGGAGCGCCTGGGGACGGTTACCAGGTGGGAACGCCGGTTGTGGAACCCTCAACAGCCAAAGTCACGCTGACCGCAAGCGAGCTGGATAAAGTGGCGAAAGTGCAGGGGATTATTGAACTGGATGGGGAAAAAGCGACGGTCACGGAGAAAAGAATGAAGCTCTACGCCTACGATAAGAGCGGCAACGAGCTGAAAGACGCTGTGATCGAGCCGGAGGCGGTGTCCGTCGACCTGCCGATTACGCTTCCCTTCAAGAGCGTGCCGCTGAGCATCGGATATACGGGCCGTCTGCCGGACTCGCTTGTGCTTTCAAAAGTAACTTCGGATGTGGACAGTGTTATACTATATGGGCAGGAAGCGGCGCTGGCTTCGGTCACCTCCTATGAGGCTACGATCGATCTGAGCTCCATAAGCTCTGCAGGAACGTCCACCCTCAAATTGGACCTGAAGCCGCCGGAGGGAACCGAAAGCACAGAACCGAAATCCGTCAATGTTACAGTAACAGCCTCCGAGGCCGGCGAGCGTACAATCTCGGGTATTCCTGTAACACTCGAAGGGATTGGCAGGGGAATGACCGCTTCGGTTACAAGTCCTTCAGGGAGTTCTGTCTCGCTGACGCTATATGGGGCAAGCTCGCTGCTGAATCAGTTGGACAAGGGGAATATCAAAGCCGTTGCCGATTTAAGCGGATTGAGCGCAGGGAACCACGTGGTGCCGTTGCAAATCGCGCTCCCTCGCTTTGTAGAGCTGAGTAGTGGTCAAAGACCGTCAGTAACGGTTCAGCTCCATAATCCAGCTTCCTCCGCCTCTCCATCGGCCACGCCGGTGAACGGGTCCGTGGCAACGCCAGAGCCAAGCTCTGAACCCACATCCGGCAGCGGAACTGTTGAAGAGCCGTCGCCGGGCGCAGTAAATGGCAACCCGAGCCCTACGCCGCAGGCAGCTTCTCCCGAAAGCGGTAATGTCGGGGAAGCGGGAAATATTCCGCCAGTGCAGTAA
- the cdaA gene encoding diadenylate cyclase CdaA, protein MSYFTDLTWKESIKDIIDILIVSYIIYKVLNMVRGTRAIQLLKGILVLIVIWAFSTLFDLYTLKWLMNQMFTFGVLAVFIIFQPELRRGLEQLGRGKFFGRTAENDEEVSKLIGEIIKAVNYLARRKIGALIVFERATGLNEYKESGIPMNSMVSSELLINIFIPNTPLHDGALIMQGNQIAAAACYLPLSENPFISKELGTRHRAGIGISEVTDAVSVIVSEETGQISLAINGQVVRDINEESLISKLYEELRNHSPLTEKRNAFWKWRGGGSNG, encoded by the coding sequence ATGAGTTATTTTACGGACCTTACCTGGAAAGAGTCTATCAAGGATATCATTGATATTCTGATTGTTAGTTATATTATTTATAAAGTGCTCAACATGGTCCGCGGAACCCGTGCAATTCAGCTTTTGAAGGGGATTCTGGTACTGATAGTCATCTGGGCGTTCAGCACGCTGTTTGATCTATATACACTGAAATGGCTCATGAATCAAATGTTTACCTTCGGGGTGCTGGCCGTGTTTATTATCTTTCAGCCGGAGCTGCGGCGCGGTCTGGAACAGCTCGGAAGGGGAAAGTTCTTTGGCAGGACGGCGGAGAACGATGAGGAGGTCAGTAAGTTAATCGGCGAAATTATTAAAGCCGTAAATTATTTAGCACGCAGAAAAATCGGGGCATTAATCGTATTCGAACGGGCTACCGGCCTTAACGAATATAAGGAATCCGGCATTCCGATGAATTCCATGGTGAGCTCCGAGCTGCTTATTAATATTTTCATACCGAATACCCCTTTGCATGACGGAGCGCTCATTATGCAGGGGAACCAAATCGCGGCGGCGGCCTGCTACCTTCCGTTGTCGGAGAATCCTTTTATTAGCAAGGAATTGGGTACCCGGCACAGGGCGGGGATCGGGATTAGCGAAGTAACGGACGCGGTGTCTGTGATCGTCTCGGAGGAGACAGGCCAGATTTCGCTTGCCATCAACGGCCAGGTAGTCAGGGATATCAATGAAGAGTCGCTGATCTCCAAGCTCTATGAAGAGCTGAGGAACCATTCGCCTTTGACGGAAAAGCGAAACGCCTTCTGGAAATGGAGGGGGGGCGGCTCCAATGGATAA
- a CDS encoding zf-HC2 domain-containing protein translates to MECKLAVSMMHDYLDDDLPEQQQRDLKEHLLSCPECRAQFKELEQTDMLLFSLMHQSPVASDELVGRIMGALPPSKKERRVITWIRRHPALTAASVFLLVMLMSSVTFLKQDGQLVVKGSDLDQVVIQGNTVIVPSGKRVSGDLTVENGKTQVYGEVNGNVTVIDGSLYQASTAHISGQVKSIDQALSWIWYKVTNMFSDVAYR, encoded by the coding sequence ATGGAATGCAAACTGGCCGTCTCTATGATGCATGATTACCTGGACGACGACTTGCCCGAACAGCAGCAGCGGGACTTGAAGGAGCATCTTCTATCCTGTCCGGAATGCCGAGCACAATTTAAGGAACTGGAACAAACGGATATGCTGCTGTTTTCCCTTATGCACCAGAGCCCTGTAGCTTCGGATGAGCTTGTGGGACGCATTATGGGCGCGCTGCCGCCTTCCAAGAAAGAAAGAAGAGTTATTACCTGGATCAGAAGACATCCCGCTCTTACGGCGGCTTCGGTGTTTCTGCTCGTTATGCTGATGAGTTCCGTCACCTTCTTGAAACAGGACGGACAGCTAGTCGTCAAAGGCTCCGATCTCGATCAGGTGGTAATCCAGGGGAATACCGTCATCGTTCCTTCCGGCAAACGCGTCTCCGGTGATCTCACGGTTGAGAACGGCAAGACACAAGTGTACGGGGAAGTGAACGGGAATGTGACCGTCATCGACGGTTCGTTGTACCAGGCCTCGACCGCCCACATTTCAGGGCAAGTCAAAAGCATAGACCAGGCATTAAGCTGGATCTGGTATAAAGTCACCAATATGTTCTCCGATGTCGCTTATCGCTAA
- the sigW gene encoding RNA polymerase sigma factor SigW: MENLEGRLTKLALKGDQRAFAELVELYKDKIFHLGYRMLNNRHEAEDIVQETFLRVYRNLDRYDDNQKFSTWIYRIATNLCIDRLRKRRPTYSLDAELGDQEGTDGYSLIPSDNVTPESELILSETQRTIYEAIDELPVKYRSVMILRYLQDLSLQEISEVLNMPVTTIKTRVHRGREFLRKKLGPRL, encoded by the coding sequence GTGGAGAATTTGGAAGGCAGGTTGACAAAGCTTGCCCTGAAGGGCGATCAAAGAGCGTTTGCCGAGCTTGTCGAATTATATAAGGATAAAATCTTTCATCTGGGCTACCGGATGCTGAATAACCGCCATGAGGCGGAGGATATCGTTCAGGAAACATTTTTGCGAGTGTATCGGAACCTGGATCGCTACGATGATAATCAGAAATTCTCAACATGGATATACCGGATTGCGACCAACCTTTGCATCGACCGTCTGCGTAAACGCAGGCCGACCTACTCACTTGACGCCGAGCTTGGCGATCAGGAGGGGACTGATGGCTATTCCCTTATCCCGAGCGATAATGTGACTCCTGAAAGCGAGCTTATTCTTTCCGAAACGCAGAGAACGATTTATGAAGCGATAGACGAGCTGCCGGTCAAATACCGGTCCGTCATGATTCTGAGATATCTTCAGGACCTGTCGCTTCAGGAGATCAGCGAAGTGCTGAATATGCCGGTTACGACAATTAAGACCCGGGTACACCGAGGCCGGGAATTTTTGCGCAAAAAATTGGGCCCAAGATTATAA
- the ppc gene encoding phosphoenolpyruvate carboxylase, with the protein MTELTTTAGKVNSNNLLRRDVRFLGNILGEVLVHQGGNELLEIVEKIRETSKSLRSVFLPELHSEFKELINSLDPENRHQVIRAFAIYFQLVNIAEQNHRIRRKRDYERSAGETVQPGSIESAIQELRERDFSPKEVWEIINGLSLELVMTAHPTEAMRRAILDIHKRISDDVTGLDNPTLTFREREQLREKLLNEVITLWQTDELRDRKPTVLDEVRNGMYYFHETIFHVLPDVYQELERCLSKYYPGQNWHVPTYLRFGSWIGGDRDGNPSVTASVTIQTLRIQRIMAIREYQQIMRQLIQYLSFSTSIVNVTPELLESIEKDRAVVQLERSDAWRNDNEPYRIKLSYMITKTQNVLDDKKKGTLERYSSPEELINDLNVIDRSLRHHYADYVADTYIKKLIRQVELFGFHTATLDIRQHSQEHEKAMTEILAKMDITPDYSKLTESEKIELLEKLLNDPRPLTSPYQEYSESTEECLEVYRTVHAAQAEYGKQCITSYLISMAEAASDILEVMVFAKEVGLFRRDKDGTVVCTLQAVPLFETIDDLHAAPEIMRTIFNLPIYRQAVEAMSNLQEIMLGYSDSNKDGGVVTANWELRVALKELTAMADSYDVKLKFFHGRGGALGRGGMPLNRSILAQPASTIGGGIKITEQGEVISSRYKMKGIAYRSLEQATSALVIAAINARTPHSDLYENKWEDICREISEISLTKYQDLIFRDPDFLSFFKESTPLPEIGELNIGSRPSKRKNSDRFEDLRAIPWVFAWTQSRYLLPAWYAAGTGLQSFYDNKEENLKILQHMYEHFSFFTSLVDTLQMALAKADLVIAKEYSEMSKNDEARKRIYGQIEEEFRLTSELILKITGQQDILDNVPVIQESIRLRNPYVDPLSYLQVQLLTELRALRETEQDDPDLLREVLLTINGIAAGLRNTG; encoded by the coding sequence ATGACCGAACTTACGACTACCGCAGGCAAAGTCAACTCCAATAACCTGCTGCGGCGAGACGTACGGTTCCTGGGAAACATTTTGGGCGAAGTCTTGGTACATCAAGGCGGCAATGAACTGCTGGAGATCGTGGAGAAGATTCGTGAGACCAGTAAATCGTTGCGCTCTGTGTTTTTGCCTGAACTGCACAGCGAATTTAAGGAATTAATCAATTCCCTGGACCCGGAAAACCGGCATCAGGTAATCCGGGCATTCGCCATCTATTTTCAATTGGTGAATATCGCCGAACAAAATCATCGGATTCGCCGGAAAAGAGACTATGAGCGCTCTGCGGGTGAAACCGTTCAGCCTGGTTCTATAGAAAGCGCAATTCAGGAACTGCGGGAACGGGATTTTTCTCCTAAGGAAGTCTGGGAGATTATTAATGGCCTGTCGCTGGAGCTGGTCATGACCGCCCACCCGACGGAAGCAATGCGCCGTGCCATTCTCGATATCCACAAGCGGATCTCAGACGATGTAACGGGACTGGACAATCCGACCTTGACATTCCGGGAACGCGAGCAGCTGCGCGAGAAGCTCCTAAACGAGGTTATCACCTTGTGGCAGACCGACGAACTGCGTGACCGTAAGCCTACGGTGCTTGATGAAGTGCGTAACGGAATGTATTACTTTCATGAGACGATTTTTCATGTGCTGCCGGATGTCTATCAGGAGCTTGAGCGCTGTCTGAGCAAGTATTATCCTGGACAGAATTGGCATGTACCGACTTACCTGCGGTTCGGTTCATGGATCGGCGGCGACCGGGACGGCAACCCTTCGGTTACGGCTTCGGTTACCATTCAGACGCTGCGTATTCAGCGCATTATGGCTATACGGGAATACCAGCAGATCATGCGCCAGCTGATCCAGTATTTGAGCTTTAGCACCAGCATCGTGAATGTCACGCCGGAGCTGCTGGAATCGATTGAGAAAGACCGGGCGGTTGTTCAACTGGAGCGCAGCGATGCATGGCGCAACGATAACGAGCCTTACCGGATCAAACTGAGCTACATGATTACGAAGACGCAGAACGTGCTGGACGACAAGAAAAAAGGTACGCTTGAGCGCTATTCTTCCCCGGAAGAGCTGATTAACGATTTGAACGTTATCGACCGCAGTCTGCGGCATCACTATGCCGATTACGTGGCCGACACTTATATTAAAAAATTGATCCGCCAGGTAGAGTTGTTTGGCTTCCATACGGCGACACTCGATATCCGTCAGCACAGCCAGGAGCATGAGAAGGCAATGACGGAGATTTTGGCCAAAATGGATATCACGCCGGATTACTCCAAGCTGACGGAGAGTGAAAAGATCGAGCTTCTGGAGAAGCTGCTTAACGATCCGCGGCCGCTGACCTCTCCTTATCAGGAGTACAGCGAATCGACGGAAGAATGTCTGGAAGTGTACCGGACCGTTCACGCGGCTCAGGCCGAGTACGGCAAGCAGTGTATCACAAGCTACCTGATCAGTATGGCGGAAGCGGCGAGCGATATTCTGGAGGTTATGGTCTTCGCCAAGGAAGTGGGCTTGTTCCGCCGGGACAAAGACGGCACTGTTGTCTGTACACTGCAGGCGGTTCCGCTGTTCGAAACGATCGATGATCTTCACGCTGCGCCGGAAATCATGCGCACGATCTTCAATCTGCCGATCTATCGCCAGGCGGTAGAGGCCATGAGCAACCTGCAGGAGATCATGCTTGGTTATTCCGACAGCAATAAGGACGGCGGCGTTGTGACCGCCAACTGGGAACTGCGCGTAGCGCTGAAGGAGCTTACGGCCATGGCCGACTCGTACGATGTGAAGCTGAAGTTCTTCCACGGCCGGGGCGGAGCGCTTGGCCGGGGCGGAATGCCGCTGAACCGCAGTATTCTGGCTCAGCCGGCTTCCACCATCGGTGGCGGGATCAAGATCACCGAGCAGGGCGAGGTCATTTCCTCTCGCTATAAGATGAAAGGAATCGCCTACCGCAGTCTGGAGCAGGCGACGTCGGCCCTTGTCATCGCGGCCATTAACGCGAGAACCCCGCACAGTGATCTGTATGAGAATAAATGGGAAGATATTTGCAGAGAAATTTCCGAGATATCGCTGACGAAGTATCAGGATCTGATCTTCCGCGATCCGGATTTCCTGAGCTTCTTTAAAGAGTCGACTCCGCTACCGGAAATCGGCGAGCTCAATATCGGCTCCCGCCCGTCCAAACGGAAGAACAGCGACCGGTTCGAGGATCTGCGCGCGATACCATGGGTATTTGCCTGGACCCAGAGCCGTTACCTGCTGCCTGCTTGGTATGCGGCAGGAACGGGGCTGCAAAGCTTCTATGATAACAAGGAAGAGAATCTTAAGATTCTTCAACATATGTACGAGCACTTCTCCTTCTTCACGAGCCTGGTTGATACGCTGCAAATGGCGCTTGCCAAAGCGGACCTGGTGATCGCCAAGGAATACTCGGAGATGAGCAAGAACGATGAAGCTCGCAAGCGGATTTACGGACAGATTGAGGAAGAATTCCGTTTGACCTCGGAGCTGATTTTGAAGATAACCGGCCAACAGGACATTTTGGACAATGTGCCGGTGATTCAAGAGTCGATCCGGCTGCGCAACCCGTACGTCGATCCGCTCAGCTACCTGCAAGTTCAGCTCTTAACCGAGCTTAGAGCACTGCGGGAGACCGAGCAGGACGATCCGGACCTGCTGCGCGAAGTGCTCCTTACGATCAACGGAATTGCCGCCGGTCTTCGCAATACGGGCTGA